A genomic segment from Nematostella vectensis chromosome 6, jaNemVect1.1, whole genome shotgun sequence encodes:
- the LOC5507360 gene encoding potassium voltage-gated channel subfamily A member 7 isoform X1 has translation MLTTATTSASGGPHDLRGTSSIRYKQIIESMDGIGQTASVDTMDEPIVINVSGKRFETYEETLARFPDTLLGCPARRAKFLNNKKGEYFFDRHRSAFDAILYYYQAGGSLIRPEHVPPHVFINEVIFYDLPEEALQSVQLDAGIADEPEEKVLPKNQYLRYVWETLEYPEYSKLAKFLAIFSVVVIVLSLIIFCVETLPEFMPQEVTKPKNATADWKPPKDPYEETWFQLNTFVIVWFTAEYILRLICSPEKLKFLLAALNIIDLLSILPYYVQLALDSGSSSISVLRVVRVVRVFRVFKLSRHSRGLQILGNTLRASMNELMMLMFFLFIGVMIFASCVYYAEGGIDSPFRSIPHSFWWAVVTMTTVGYGDISPESFWGKIVGALCAISGVLTIALPVPVIVSNFENFYNKEINRRKEEQLRKEEEARRQQEKERREAKENELSPKPRGILVCGVNGCDEPATPVAHTTV, from the exons ATGTTGACAACAGCTACCACTAGTGCGAGTGGTGGTCCACATGACTTACGCGGGACGAGCAGCATACGATACAAGCAAATCATTGAATCCATGGATGGAATAGGCCAGACGGCATCAGTAGATACAATGGATGAACCCATAGTCATCAACGTATCCGGCAAAAGATTTGAGACCTATGAGGAGACATTGGCACGATTTCCGGATACCCTCCTTGGTTGCCCGGCTAGGCGAGCCAAGTTTCTAAACAACAAAAAGGGAGAATACTTCTTCGATAGGCACCGGTCTGCCTTTGACGCTATATTATACTATTATCAAGCTGGAGGATCGTTAATACGGCCAGAACATGTTCCACCGCATGTTTTCATAAATGAAGTTATTTTTTACGACCTTCCCGAGGAAGCGTTGCAGAGCGTACAACTCGACGCGGGTATCGCGGACGAGCCGGAGGAAAAAGTTTTACCTAAGAATCAATACTTGCGCTACGTTTGGGAGACCCTAGAGTACCCGGAGTATTCCAAACTCGCTAAATTCTTGGCTATTTTCTCCGTAGTTGTAATCGTTTTATCGTTGATAATTTTCTGCGTGGAAACGCTTCCAGAGTTCATGCCGCAAGAGGTTACAAAACCGAAGAATGCTACAGCGGACTGGAAGCCTCCCAAAGACCCGTACGAGGAAACGTGGTTTCAGCTTAACACATTTGTAATAGTATGGTTTACAGCGGAGTATATTCTACGACTTATATGTTCGCCAGAGAAGTTGAAGTTCCTTCTCGCGGCGCTGAATATTATCGACTTGCTGTCAATTCTTCCTTATTACGTGCAGCTCGCTCTCGACTCTGGTAGTTCGTCCATCTCTGTGCTTCGTGTTGTTCGTGTGGTGCGTGTTTTCCGAGTATTCAAGCTTTCGCGGCACTCGCGGGGCCTGCAGATTCTCGGCAATACTCTGCGCGCGAGCATGAACGAGCTCATGATGctcatgtttttcttgttcATCGGAGTGATGATTTTCGCTAGCTGTGTGTACTACGCTGAGGGAGGCATAGATAGCCCATTCCGGTCTATCCCGCACTCCTTCTGGTGGGCTGTTGTCACTATGACTACGGTCGGATATGGGGATATTTCTCCCGAATCTTTTTGGGGGAAAATTGTCGGTGCGTTATGTGCCATCTCTG GCGTATTGACGATCGCGTTGCCGGTGCCTGTCATCGTGTCTAACTTCGAAAACTTCTACAACAAGGAGATCAACAGACGCAAAGAGGAACAACTGCGGAAAGAGGAAGAGGCGCGCCGACAACAGGAAAAAGAAAGACGAGAAGCCAAGGAGAACGAGTTGTCCCCGAAGCCACGAGGAATTCTGGTCTGTGGAGTCAATGGATGTGACGAACCCGCCACGCCCGTGGCACACACTACTGTTTGA